The DNA segment TCCACTCCAGCTCTGTCCCCCATTCCAGGTGACGGTGACAATGATCGTCAACATGTTCGCCTGTGGGGTATTCGCCTGCAGGGACGTCTGCACGTTATACGTCTGCGACCCCACCGTGGGCGTGGTGGTGATCGTTTGGGTCCCTCCGGCACCGACGACGGCGTTCAAAAGATTGATGAAGTTCTGGTCCCGATACACCTCCACCGTCTGTTGGGCCAAGGAGGCAGCATCGCTCTGCTGCCGGGCCAACGCAACCTGCCCGGTCGCCATCACGACGAGTTGGGCGGTCGCGATCAAACCCACCCCCAAGAGAAACGCCGCAACGATTACCTCGAGTAAGGTAAAGCCGCCCTCGGATCGTCGGCACCGCATGCTCATTGCTTATCCACCATCCCCACCGGATTCACCGTGACGAGCTTGGTCCAATGAGTCGACAGCGTATTGCCGTGGCGGGTATCGTGCAGGGTAAACGTCACCGCTGTTGCCGGGGCCGCGAGGTACCCGCGGGTGTTGAACTCTGCGGCGGTCCCGATGGTCAGGGCGTCAAAAACGATATTGGGCCGCAAGCTAATCGTGCGCTCCGTCGCCCAAGCGGTACACGAACTGCCGAAGGCGGTGCACCGCTCGATCAGGTACTGGGAGGCCACCGTGGCCTTCAGGTGATAGTGCAGAGAACGGCTCGTCGCCAATTCGCGGGTCAGCTGGAGGTTGTTTTGAAGGTCCTGCACGTCCGCGGCGAGGGCGGTGGGGCTGGAGTTGAATATTGGCCAGGCGATGGCAATCGCCGCCGCCACGAGCGCCAGGGCGACGATGATCTCCAAGAGACTAAAGCCGTCGGATGCACCGGCCGTTCGGGCAATCACGA comes from the bacterium genome and includes:
- a CDS encoding prepilin-type N-terminal cleavage/methylation domain-containing protein, whose product is MSMRCRRSEGGFTLLEVIVAAFLLGVGLIATAQLVVMATGQVALARQQSDAASLAQQTVEVYRDQNFINLLNAVVGAGGTQTITTTPTVGSQTYNVQTSLQANTPQANMLTIIVTVTWNGGQSWSGGKSYVTQTIISPLQ
- a CDS encoding prepilin-type N-terminal cleavage/methylation domain-containing protein, with the translated sequence MVSQREGFGVVIARTAGASDGFSLLEIIVALALVAAAIAIAWPIFNSSPTALAADVQDLQNNLQLTRELATSRSLHYHLKATVASQYLIERCTAFGSSCTAWATERTISLRPNIVFDALTIGTAAEFNTRGYLAAPATAVTFTLHDTRHGNTLSTHWTKLVTVNPVGMVDKQ